The following DNA comes from Methanosarcina vacuolata Z-761.
AGATCATTTAAGATCATTTCAGATCGTTTCATATCAGTTCACATAATTTCAGATCATTTCAGATCAATTAAGCCCATTTCAAACCAGTTAAGACAATTTCAGATTATTTCAGATCATTTCAGATCAGTTAAGATTTTTTGGGTCAGTTTAGGTCAGTTCAGATCAGTTCAGATCAGTTCAGACCAGTTCAGATCAGTGCAAGGTCAGTACAGACAATCTCAGATTAATTCAGACCGATTCAGGCCAGTTCAGATCATTTAAAACCAGTTATATCAGTTTAAGCCAGTTTAGGCCAGTTAGCCCAGTGCATGTCGGTTTAGAGCTAGCTTAGAGGTATCAGGACCTAACTTTAAGCTATGTCCTGCCGGCTGTCCATAAACCGGCATCGACAGCTATTTAAAAAAACAAGGGGCATTTTTCTCTTATGTCCAGAAGCAAGGTAAGAAATATTCTCCTTCTGAAGCAAATTCACAGTGCAGTAACCCATATCAAAAAAGGCAAGCTGGATAAAGCCCTTGAAACCCTAGATAAAGCCGAAGACTCTGCAAGGAAAGCAAAAGCCACTGACGCTGTATATTACATTCTTTTTATGCGCGGAGGCATCTATTATACTGAGTCGAAATACGATGAAGCCCTCGAAACCTACGAAAAGGCCCTCGATGCAGGCTTAGAACTTCTTAAAAACGATCCTGAAAACACCAATTACCAGCACTACATGGGTACAACTCTGAGCAATACCGGAAACCTTCTCAAAAGAAAAGGCGAAAATCCGCAAGCTGCGGAATATTATGTCCGCGCCCGTGAGACCTATGAAAACCTCCTGGCAAAAGAACCTGAAAATGCAGTCTTCCGGTCTGCTGCCGGCGAGAACCTGAACAATTATGCAGCTCTCCTTACGGACATGGGTTCTTTTGAGCAAGCATGCGAAGTCCTCAGTCAGGCAATTGAGCTTTATGAAAAGCTGCTTGAAGAAAAGCCAGAAAACCTGGGCTATCAGGCTGAACTTGCAGTTGCGCTCAGCCGGCTTGGAAACTGCCTGGTCCAGCAGGGCCCGGAAAAATCCGATACTGCAAAACAGAGCCTTGAAAAAGCCCTGACTATGCAGGAAAACATCTTCAACCAGCAGCCTGAAGATGCAACTATCAAAGATGCTATTGCTTTAACCCGGGAAAGGCTTGAAAAACTGGAAACAATGAAAATACAGGAAAAGCCTGAAAGCCTGGAAAACCTGGAGAATTCGGAAAATCAGGAAAAGCAAGAAAATCTGGAAGAACAGGAAACCTTGGAGAACCCGGAAAAACTGAAACAGGAAAAGCCAGAAACTCTGGAAAACCTGGAGAATCCGGAAAATTCGGAAAAGCCGGAAAAGCTTTAACTTTGCTTTCAAAGATGACTGATTTTACGTTATCCTGCGGCTTTATCTGTGTATGCCTAATAAAAGAATAATCCTACCAATAACGATTCTATTACGATGGCAGATATTTCTCCAGATTCAGAAAAGAAAATAACGATGCTTGTTTAGTGTCCATTTCTTCCACAATAATTTTGCTTTTTTTGGATTCTTTTTCCTGAACTACTGCAATCTTAATTTCAGACAGTTTTTCAATCAGTTGTTTCATAGAAAACCCATATATCTTTGCTTCCCAGGCCAAATATCTGTAGAAAAGCAGGCCAATCATAGCCAAAAATACATGAACCCTTATATTTTCATCCTTGTGGTGATAAACTGGTCCTACAGGGACAAGTAAATGGTCGTTCAACAGCTTAAAATCGTCTTCAACAAGATTTTTACTGTTATATGTTTTCACTATCTTTTTAGTATGCCACTCCTGCTTATCCGTAAACAGAATATTCTTACCAAACGTTTTTTCACACCTTTTTTCGT
Coding sequences within:
- a CDS encoding tetratricopeptide repeat protein, yielding MSRSKVRNILLLKQIHSAVTHIKKGKLDKALETLDKAEDSARKAKATDAVYYILFMRGGIYYTESKYDEALETYEKALDAGLELLKNDPENTNYQHYMGTTLSNTGNLLKRKGENPQAAEYYVRARETYENLLAKEPENAVFRSAAGENLNNYAALLTDMGSFEQACEVLSQAIELYEKLLEEKPENLGYQAELAVALSRLGNCLVQQGPEKSDTAKQSLEKALTMQENIFNQQPEDATIKDAIALTRERLEKLETMKIQEKPESLENLENSENQEKQENLEEQETLENPEKLKQEKPETLENLENPENSEKPEKL